TACGATCCCTCTCGTTCCTTTCGATCGCGATCCTCGTTCACCGTGTCCGAGATCGAGCGCAGCTTCTGCTAGATCCACCATCTCCGGCGAGAAGATCGAACAAGTCTCATGGAAACTGCTTAATTACAAATTCCGAAGCGAACCCAGTTCGCTACTCACTCGCGGCATCACCTTTGTTTGGTCAAAAATCGAACTTGATGGTGTTTTCAGCTGAACGTCGCGTACGAAAGGGATCCTCGCGGACTTGGAATGCGACCCACTCGATCTCGCTCGCGAGCGCCCCCTTTTTTGCTACGACTCGTTCGGTCTTCGGAGATTGCTCGGATTTGTCGATGGAGTTCGATTGGGCAAGATTGTTGAATCAAGCGAGCAATCGCGGCGGGCCGGAGGTCAATGGGGGCGGCGGATAGCGAACAGCGCcactgtttttgtttttcttcttctcttttagtatttaattttcattttaatctttttttctgaCGTGGCGCTCACGTCGACGCCACGTCATTGTCTTGACGGCGATTTTCTacggtttttcttttttcctttttctaaagACTCTTCTCTTCCTAATTCTTttcgaaaacattttccctcaaATCTTGAATTGtggtttattttctttcatttttccctaatttcttgaaattctTTTTCAAGAAAGGACCAACATGACAACCACCTAAGCGCTTCTTTCTTCAACTAAAAGTTAccgaaaattctaaattatgttcATTGTGACATATTTCTCCCAaacttctatttatttattttttttggtaaggtaagaaaCCAAACTTCTATTTTGttacacaaaaaatttaaaactttttttgtgacactaaaaacccaaaactttttCCATGATACtaaattttggggtaaatgcgTCACGTGAAtataagtttggagtttttaatattaaaaaaataaagttttagggtttttggtgttgcacaaatataagtttgggttttttggtATCATAGAAAAAATATGGGATCAATATATTACACGGTAAAATTTTGGGGGTTTTTaggttataaaaaaaagtttagaataaatgtatcacacatagtaaattttggagttttttctatgatattttccctaataataataataataataataataataataataataataataataataataataataataaaactcaTATCAACTTTTTTCGCTAATTAAATTGGATAGAATAAATGGACCgatttgattacattaattagataaattttagtatttgatcgtacttttcaaaatttttggggctcaattgcattttttggatgaattttaaaatttctgatGCACTTAGTCCCTTTAATATGCAAAGATAAGAGGCAAAGTCTCTCCGTTGTATTTCCACTATCCAAACAAACACTATCTctcaaatttgcaattttaaaatcGAATTTTCGAAGCGTGATACGAGCCAAAAAAAGCAGGCCGAGAAGTTAACAGCAAGAGCCCTTATTTGGCCTGTTACAGATGGCCCCTTTCGTGGTAAATTCCCCGCCCTACTTCCCCGCTTTGACGCGGTGTTTCAAGGCTTTTTCAAAAGTCCGAAAGGATGTCGACATAATATCGACACCCTCCCTCGCCAAATTACCTCAATGTCATCGAACCGTCCGTCGCTGTCCTTTCCATGCCTCGCTGCAAACTAGGactctccttccttttcttacTTTCGAAGTTTGCGCAACAATCGGGGAATCCATTGACTTAAAAGCTCGTATGGAATGGGCCACAATGACCTCACTGTTCCTCCAGTAATATCAGCCACACAGCCACGTACGTACGCTGAATCTCCAAGACAGCCTTAAACATCTCAGAAGCCCAACAAGGATCGAAACGTCTGACACAGGTGAGACACCCCCTGCAACCTACCGGAGGCGCCACGACCTCGGCTGGCACCCCCTCCCCTCCCCGCCGTCGTGAGCGCACGGCCTCGCTCGTTCGATCTCGAGTCATGCGGCTCCTGTGCCTGCTCGCGTTGATCCCGCTCGCCGCGGCGGAGTGCAAGTGCGATAGCGATGAGGAGGGACACAACAAGAGCCAGGCCCTCAAGTACAAGCTGGCGGCCATCGCGTCGATCCTCGTGGCGGGCACGGTCGGGGTGTGCCTCCCGATCCTGGGGAAGACCGTCCCGGCTCTGCACCCGGAGAGGagcatcttcttcatcatcaaggcCTTCGCGGCCGGGGTGATCCTGTCCACCGGGTTGATCCACGTCCTCCCCGACGCCTTCGAGAACTTGACCTCGCCGTGCCTGAGCGAGCGCCCGTGGGGGGAGTTCCCGTTCGCGGGGTTCGTGGCCATGCTCGGCGCCCTCGGGACGTTGATGGTGGACACGGTCGCCACTTCCTATTTCAAGAAGCTGCATGCCGACAACGCCGGATCGGACAAGAGCGTCGGAGACGAAGAGAGGGCCAGAGAGAACCGAGGTCAAGTACCCGTCCACACGCACGCGACTCATGGCCACTCTCACGGTCCAATATCGACGGACGCGGAGTCGGATCTCCTGCGGCATCGAGTGATATCTCAGGTTGATTCCAGAATTCGCAATCTTGGCACATCGGTCAGTCTCGACTTGTTTTCTATCATGCATATTTTTCAGTTGGCATTCTTCTTCCTGCCTCCGTTAGGTGCTGGAGTTGGGGATCGTGGTGCACTCGGTGATTATAGGGGTCTCACTGGGGGCTTCGGAGAGTCCAAAGACCATCAAGCCTCTTGTTGCTGCCTTGTCCTTTCACCAGTTCTTTGAAGGCATGGGTCTCGGTGGATGCATCACTCAGGTACTTCTTCTCCTTAGTCTTCAAAAATCTTAACAAAAGCATACTTTCATTCATGTTGAAGTTTATTTTTCTGGATTGAGCCTTGTAAAATCAATGTAGTTTTTCAGGAAGAGGAGCTATTgagtttgttttgtttattagtgaATTTGGGTAGAATTCATTTCCTGAATGCATCCAAAGCAtctggtttttcttcttcttcttcttctttttttccattgttaGCGCGTCGATTCTGGGTTCGTAACGGGTAAAATTTATTCATAAGCCATTTGAGCGCCGACACTGTTGAAAAAGTCTTTcgtatttgaattcaaaatcaatCCCTTATCATCTTGGAATAACTTTTGACAACATACTGGTTGTCAAAAGAAATCTGAATTGAATCTTAAATCGATCATTGTTAAGGCTaatctctgttttctctctttcgctcATGTAGGCCAAATTCAAGACTCGGGCGACTGTAGTCATGGCACTGTTTTTCTCCCTCACGACGCCGATCGGGATTTGTATAGGATTGGGAGTCACCACTAAGTATGATGAGAACAGCCCGACGGCGCTCATCGTGGAGGGCATCTTCAATGCTGCATCTTCGGGGATATTGGTTTACATGTCCCTGGTCGATCTTCTTGCTGCTGACTTCATGAGCCCAAAGTTGCAGAACAACGGGAGGCTCCTGTTTGGGACCAACGTGGCTCTTCTCCTCGGTGCTGGGTGCATGTCTCTCCTGGCCAAATGGGCTTGAAGCGaaggaagcaaaaataaatggaaaaaaaagagatcaaacAGACGTTTTAGCTACTTGAAAGTCTCTGGCTTTTTCTTAGTCCTAGGCATTAGTCAATGAACATATATGATTGTTTCGACCATTTCATGATGTTTGAACTTAAAGGAGATGATGATTTTTATATGCTTGTGGAATAGATGTCGGAAAAAAATATGAAGACTGATCCTGGTTGATATACACGCAAGAGAAGTACCTCGAcataaatgtaaaaggtttttgttcttttcgatGTTGATTTGGTAGTTGCCATTGTCGTTCGTCCACTTCGTTGCATGTTGTCCAATAAATTATCATTCACCCTTATCTCCATTTCGCTGCCACTTTTCCATCAAACTCTTCTGCCCTCTTTCTATCTCGTCTGCACAAACCATTGATTCACTCTTCACCCCTCGCACATCTCCTGTAATCCATCCTTATCTCAAGGCTCATTCCCAGCTCCCTCACCATTTTGGAGGCATAGAATTGCTGCTCCAAGTACGGCAGCACGTGGCGACCAACACGCCATGCCACAGCACACAATACCATAGGTTTCTTAGTGTGGAATTACACCCGGAATACGACACAAACCCTTCAATGGTTGGATGGGCTAGGATGGCGGTACGACACGCATGGTGTTTGTAGTGAGATAGAGTTTACAGAGCCAAACGATTGCTATAGCTGCAAAATTTcagaaatatttattaaaaaagcCATGAACCTAttatattagtatcaatttaattctaaaacttttaattggATGAACTTACTCTTAAATCTTTTCGCATAttatcaattaagtccatctaGCAATTTAGGTCATAATTTGTTAACATGGATGTAGGCCATCCTAAGTTATAGCCAGCGAGGTCACCTTCGAAAAATTCTTTTTTCGAAAGGATAAGTTTGATTTAAGTTGAAAGTCAGTCCAAACCAAAGGGGCCGGGAGAAAAAGATagaaggtggaaaaaaaaagggttgcgATGTGAAATCACCGTAAGTTCCCCATTATCATGTGCTCCACTACCATTCGAAAAAGGTAGACTTTGAGACACTGCTCCAGAAGGTCAAGCACACCGCAATCCTCGATCATTAGCCATCTGAAAGTACTCCGTCTTTGGTCAAAGCCCCAATGGAAAGGATGGAAATTTGCAACGCTTTGACCTTTCCGCAGCCACCGCCATTATGAAACTGGTACAATGATCCGACACGTGGCATACAATTCGATCCCGACCAATAAGATTTAGACGGCTAAAAATATTACTTAAACTTTGcttatttcatagaaaataaatcatgcaatttaaaaaaaaaaaaaaataccccgcgtcgcttataaaaataaagaaattttttaaataagaatctaaaatatctatttttctcaaaagatgactTGAAGTGAAGtctgtttcaaataaagacttaaaataattatttagtaTTAAAGAAGGAATTGACCGGTGAATAGATGCATTTCGATGCGTATTTTGGTGACCCAgtcaagggtattttcgtccaaaaaaattattttttcgtttttctttttcccttgttcatcttcttcctcatctcaCCCATGCTTGTccctgttcatcatcttcttcctcatcgcAAGTGACAACATGGGTGTAACAATGTCTTCTTACATTCAGCAACGAACATGAAGATCAGAGCTCAAACAAGCGAAAAAGCCTAAGCACGAGCCGACATAAGCTCCATTTGATATTACCATATCatgattgaaatttgaaacGGTGCTAGTGTTATAACATAACATGAAAACatcatgaaattaaattatatgcTTGTGCAATTAAACCAACACAAAATCAccaaataaatagatatgaaCAAAAAAGGTCACTAGAGATCTACATGATCTGGCCAGAGCATTGGTACCAACTAATCGAAGAATTGAAGTTATAATCGTTCATGTGCTCTAGTATTTTCTAGACTTTGATATTCAAGCCCAAAGTATGAGCTACATATACGCTGAAACAACAACTCCTGCacgttctttctttcttccttttcgacGGCGGCTCACTTTCTCAGGGGAACCCTCTCTGTCGgttatttttatgtatatttgtATGTGCCTCGCCTTTTCCTAAGGGCTTTCGCAAGAGTCCACACGGTCTCGGTCGAACTTGGATAGATATCTCCAACAATAAAAACAAGCACACAAAAGTCCTCCGACCAAAGAAACCGGAGACCCCAAAATATGCGTGCAATTTCGTtagataattgaaaaattataggaAAGTAGATCTTTaagttacttttcttttctgtttttttttttttggtgactaaTTCCATTTAACAAATTGATCCACTTCCTCTAATCAGTTCGGGTTTTATCGACGAATTCAAACTCGGGGCAAAATTTAAAAGTGGGTTTAGTCTGAAAAATTATTGAGCTTTAAATGTGAAAATTTCGAGGAATCGCGTGTCACctcaattcaaaggaaaaaagtaggCAAGTTGAGATCGCTCCCTGTCCCTCTCTCTTCGTTCGTGCTGGCATGGTGATAGCCTTTAAGGggagatgatgatgaggagCCACCTAGTCAAACTCGCTCATCTCGAACATTGAATCCCACGAGTCCTTTACACTAATTGACTACCATTATGACTTGATATTTATTCAAAACATCTAAATTTATCACGTCATTTATAGTTATTGACTTACTATTATGATAtgatatttattcaaaatatcTGAATCTACCGTGTCCTTTATACTCATTGGCTCACCATtatgatttgatatttattcaAAGTATCTAAATCTACTGTATGTCGATTAAtctagttctaaatattttattgtaCGCATTGTAAATTTACATGATTACTTCAATGTCATTGAGCTGTCCTTTTCGTGCGTGCCTGCCCGTCGGCACTTTCCCTCTAATTCATTCGGGTTAGCTCAACAATCCCGGGATCCCATTGGACTCGAATCTCGGATGGAATGGTGCACAATGATCTCAATGTTTCGCCAGTAATCTCAGCCACGCGGCCACGTACGCTCTCCAAGACAACCTTAAAAGTCTCAGAAGACGCCCAGGGATCGAAACCGTCGACGCAGTCGAGACACACCCCGCAATCTACCGGAGGCGCCACGACCTTGTGAGCGCACGGGCTTGCTCGTTCGATCTTGAGTCATGAGGCTCCTGTGCCTGCTCGCGTTGATCCCGCTCGTCGCGGCGGAGTGCACGTGCGAGAGCGATCCCGAGGAACGCAACAGGACCCGGGCCCTCAAGTACAAGCTGGCCGCCATCGCATCGATCCTCGTGGCGGGCGCGGTTGGGGTGTGCCTCCCGATCGTGGGGAAGACCGTCCCGGCTCTGCACCCGGAGAGGAgtatcttcttcatcatcaaggcCTTCGCGGCCGGGGTGATCCTGTCCACCGGGTTGATACACGTCCTCCCGGACGCCTTCGAGAACTTGACGTCGCCGTGCCTGAGCGAGACCCCGTGGGGGGATTTCCCGTTCGCGGGGTTCGTGGCCATGCTCGGCGCACTCGGGACGTTGATGGTTGACACGGTCGCCACTTCTTATTTTAAGAAGCGACACGCCGACAAGACCGTATCGGACAAGAGCGGAGACGAAGAGAAGGCCAGAGAGAACCAAGGTGAAGTACATGTGCACACGCACGCGACTCATGGCCACTCTCACGGTCCGATATCGACGGACTCGGAGTCGGATCTCCTGCGGCATCGAGTGATATCTCAGGTTGATTCCAAAATCGCAATCTCAGCACGTCAGTCGTCTCGACTTGTTTGCttattattcatatttttcagtTGGCATTCTTCTTCCTGATGTTGTTAGGTGCTAGAGTTGGGGATCGTGGTGCACTCGGTGATAATAGGGGTATCGCTGGGGGCTTCGGAAAGTCCACAGACCATCAAGCCTCTTGTTGCTGCCTTGTCCTTTCACCAGTTCTTTGAAGGCATGGGTCTCGGTGGATGCATCTCTCAGGTTCTTCTTCTCTTTAGTCCTCAAAAATCTTAACAAAAGTAAACTTTCATTCATGTTGAAGTTTTATTTTCTGGGTTGAGCTATTGAGCCTGTTTCGGTTATTGCTCAACTTGGGTAGAATTCATTTCTTCAGTGCATCCAAAGCATCTGGGTTTTTTCCAGTGTCAGCTTGTCAATTCTGGGTTCGTGAAGGGCAAAATATATTCATAAGACGATAAGGTCTATCTAAGCCATTAGACCGCTGACACTGTTGAACAAGTCTTTCGTATTTGAATTCGAAATCAATCCCTTATAATCTTGGAATAACTTTTGATTAGATACTGGTTGTCAAAAGAAATCTGAATTGAATCTTAACTCAAATATTGTTAAAGCTaatctctgttttctctctttcgctTTGGCAGGCCAAGTTCAAGACTCGGGCGACTGTAGTCATGGCACTGTTTTTCTCCCTCACGACCCCAGTTGGGATCGTTATAGGATTGGGAGTCAGCAACGTGTATGACGAGAACAGCCCGACCGCGCTCATTGTGGAGGGGATCTTCAATGCTGCATCTTCGGGGATATTGGTTTACATGTCCCTGGTCGATCTTCTTGCTGCTGACTTCATGAGCTCAAAGTTGCAGAACAACGGGAGGCTCCTGTTTGGGACCAACGTGGCTCTTCTCCTCGGTGCTGGGTGCATGTCTCTCCTGGCCAAATGGGCTTGAAGCAaaggaagcaaaaataaataggaaaacaGAGATCAAAGAGACGTTTTAGCTACTTATAAGTCTCTGGCTTTTTGTTAGTCCCGGGCCAACGAGCATATATTATTGTTTCGACCATGTCACGACGTTTGAGCTTAAAGGAGATGATGCTTTTTATATGCTCGTGGAAATAAATGTCGGAAAATCTTCTGATGACCGATCCTGGTTGATATCCACGCAAGAGAAGTCCCCCGGCatgattttaaaagaaaaggtttctcttcttttcaatgTTGGTGTGCTAGTTGGCATTGTCGTTTGTCCACTTCGTTGCATGTCTGTCCAATAAATCGTCACTCATGAGCTGACCCAGAGAAGAGTACGGACACCCACATACGATGGCCCTTCATCTCAtccaccttcttccttttctccatTTCACTGCCGCTTTCCCATCAAACTGTTCAGCCCTCTCTGTGTCTCGTCTGCACGAACCACTGATTCACCCTTTACCGCTCACATATCTCCTGTAGCACATCCTAATCTCGACGGTCAAACCCTGCTCCCTCATCATTTCGGAAGCATTGAATTGCTGCTCCAAGTGCGGCGACACGTGGCGACCAACCCGCCATACCATGGCACTCCATGCCACAGGCTTTTTAGTGTGGAATTACGCCCGCAATAAGACACAGACCCTTCGATGATTGGATGGGATAGGATCATGATATGACACACATGGCGTTTGCAGCGAGGTACAATCTACAGAGCCACAAAGATTGCTATAGCGCTGAATTTGGCAAGTTGTGAATTTGAACgggaaaagtatttaaaaagtattaaatctattacattagTATTAATTGAATTGTATGAtcttaattgaatcaattgaatcttaaatctttcaacgttttgtcaattgagtcaatcccacaatttagataagaaaattttaatatagaCGTAGGCCATCTTAAGCGGCATAACTAGCATTGATGcggttatttttttaatattttttttcatgactCTTGTTTGTGGTTGGCAAAAGTTATGGCTGGCGAGGGTTGTCCTcacaaaattctttttttttttttttaatgcttttgaaATGATAAGTTTGATTTGggttgaaaattcgaaattagtaCAAACCAAAGGGCCTGGAACAAAGAGATAGAAGGTGGAAAGAAAGGGTTGCAACATGAGATCACGGGTGCCCCATTACCATGTGCTCCACTGCCATTCACAAAAGGGAGACAGTAAGGCACATCTACAGAACGTCAAGCACACCACAAGTCTTGATCATTAGctatctgaaaaaaaaaaaaaaatccgtctTTAGTAAAAGAAAAACGATGGAAAAATTGCAACGTGCTCATCTTTCCACAGCCACGGTTTGTTTATCTTCTCGACAAGTGGTGTACAATTCAATCCCAGCCAATATCGTTTTAGATGGCTAAATAAATTGCTTACACTCCGTTtgtttcaagaataaaaaatgatttgaaaaatatttttttaaaaatcattcattatATTAcctataaaaatgaatgaacgaaaaatattttcatcgtctacgaaaatatttaaatataagttattgtatgaaaatgaaaaataattttgttcacCTAAGTATTTGAAGCAATATGaaagattatttttatgaaaatgcatttcaaaTCATTGAACCTTAAAACATAAGATACAGGTGCATGATATGCGCAAAATTAAGATTGCTTGTGTATAGATTAATCCAACAATTtcatatcaatcaaatccaaaaatgaACCGGAGTGGCTTCACATGGGAATGCGAACCTAATTTGTGAGCTTTTGTACGCATCGCTTATAATTTGGCGATTGTTGGGAGACTCTTGGAAGACAATGGTGCTTTAAGCTAGtacttttctccctttctatTTTGCATTTCTCTTCgcataattaataataataaaagtgcaTTAGGGTTTAAGAGTTAAAGATAATCTTACCGTATGATAAAGCAAACTCTAAAGAAACTTTCAACACTAAATTAACATTCGATTTGTTTCGACATATCTATTAGATATACATCAATTAATGAGTGTCTCGAAATACTTGtcaaccaaaattaaaaaaaaaaaaaaatcatcatttttctcatattttatgTAGTGAATACTCAGAAAATGGGAATATTGTCAACAAGTATCTAGGCattcttaaccaaaaaaaaaaaaaaaatcatattatcATTACGTGATTGAAATAGCGATGGTTGTTGTAATATGATGCGAAAACCGAGAGGATTTTGCAACCAAATCAAtgcaaaatcatcaatgaaataattgatgaataataaaagtaaaaaattaatgTGGTTTAATCTGAGTGTCGATAAATAAATActaatcggagaatcagaatTATAGCCGCTTATGCACTCTAATGTTTCTTATACCTTAGATATTCTAGCCTAGAGCATAAGCTCTACATATGGTGACACGGGAACTCCTGCactgttctttcctttttcttcttcgtaTGGCGACTCACTTTCTCAAGAAAATCTCTGTTcgttaattttatatatttacatgtGCGGCGCCTTTTAAAAGGAGTCTCCTATATGTTTGGttgtccggatttctaatcgggataggacTAGATagaatatgatatgaaattctgggatttttttatatcccgtcCATTATTTAGTGAATCACAGTATTAAAGTTGAatatgttcacatcatatcatgtacatttttttatttatttatataaacggcatatcattataaatgaatataaatattcataaatggagatggtgaaaatctcttgtaacactattccttaatttatttttttattttttattttatttttcctctttattttaatatttttttttcattattatttttttccctgttcatcattctttaataaaattttatcaaatagtaaactttactaacatacctaaaatacaaaaatacctaaaatatataataaatataaatatttaatttatagatttaatgtttattaTAGGATATAATTAAAGTtacatatataaattaaaataagattaattaaaaataattttttatttaaattagaattcaaatattatttatattgaaatatttataaatataatttcaattttgttaatttaataagtttattattcaagaaaaataactttcttattatggacattagaaatcctatccacctttatcccacttCATCcattggataattttatcctgtctatatcccccttatatccgattttattatGTCTTGAgcgagcaccaaacgtaggataggataaatcatatcctatcTCGAATTTTATTCCGATCGCCAAATGCAAACTAACAGCTTTCGCAGGAGTCCCTACGATCTCGATTGAACTTGGAATAGATATCTCCGGCAATATAAACAACATTTGACCAAAGAAACCGAAGACCCCAAAATATGCAAGCCCTTTCGTTAGGGGGAAATTAGGAAAGTTAagattttttcctctttaattgCTTCGGTTCAACAAATTGGTCTATATCCTTTAATCGAATTAGGTTCTCATACATAAATTCAAATTCGAAACCTAATTTAATAATTAGGTAGGCTTGAAAAGTATTGAGTTTTAGACAAATAGCTTTTAAGAATTGCATACCACCTTAATTCATAGGAAAGAGATCGCCCTCTGTTTCTCCCCACTCGTCGGGTCACCACAATGACATTTTCCCAACGAGCCGCATGTCCCATCCAGCTGTCTTCCAATCCTCACGGTATCCAAAACTTGTTTTTCAATTACTAATGATACAATCCGCGTAATTTAAGGTTGACCCATGTAGGGTCTCCACGTATCAGATGATGTTATTGGATATCAAATGTATCACTGACCTGGTGTCTTTATGTTTGGGCTGATAGTGCCGGCAAATCATTTCCCGCGAC
The sequence above is drawn from the Eucalyptus grandis isolate ANBG69807.140 chromosome 11, ASM1654582v1, whole genome shotgun sequence genome and encodes:
- the LOC104425168 gene encoding zinc transporter 8; translated protein: MRLLCLLALIPLAAAECKCDSDEEGHNKSQALKYKLAAIASILVAGTVGVCLPILGKTVPALHPERSIFFIIKAFAAGVILSTGLIHVLPDAFENLTSPCLSERPWGEFPFAGFVAMLGALGTLMVDTVATSYFKKLHADNAGSDKSVGDEERARENRGQVPVHTHATHGHSHGPISTDAESDLLRHRVISQVLELGIVVHSVIIGVSLGASESPKTIKPLVAALSFHQFFEGMGLGGCITQAKFKTRATVVMALFFSLTTPIGICIGLGVTTKYDENSPTALIVEGIFNAASSGILVYMSLVDLLAADFMSPKLQNNGRLLFGTNVALLLGAGCMSLLAKWA
- the LOC104425170 gene encoding zinc transporter 8 → MRLLCLLALIPLVAAECTCESDPEERNRTRALKYKLAAIASILVAGAVGVCLPIVGKTVPALHPERSIFFIIKAFAAGVILSTGLIHVLPDAFENLTSPCLSETPWGDFPFAGFVAMLGALGTLMVDTVATSYFKKRHADKTVSDKSGDEEKARENQGEVHVHTHATHGHSHGPISTDSESDLLRHRVISQVLELGIVVHSVIIGVSLGASESPQTIKPLVAALSFHQFFEGMGLGGCISQAKFKTRATVVMALFFSLTTPVGIVIGLGVSNVYDENSPTALIVEGIFNAASSGILVYMSLVDLLAADFMSSKLQNNGRLLFGTNVALLLGAGCMSLLAKWA